A DNA window from Dehalococcoidales bacterium contains the following coding sequences:
- a CDS encoding metal ABC transporter permease, translated as MIEILQYEFMQNAFWAGLLAAIACGIIGTYVIVKRMVFISGGIAHASFGGIGIGYFMGINPIIGALVFTIASALGMGALVRRTKLAEDTAIGIFWSIGMALGIIFIALTPGYAPDLFSYLFGNILTVPASDLLLMIALDGVIILVVSLLYKEFAALSFDEEFGRVVGLPVERLYLTLLCLIALTVVLLIRIVGIILIIALLTIPAAMARRFTSNLRKMMMLAVGLGIGFTFGGLWLSYAVDLPSGATIILVGGGVFLITLGFLKLKNRKREAKPV; from the coding sequence ATGATAGAAATATTACAGTATGAATTCATGCAGAATGCCTTTTGGGCCGGATTGCTGGCGGCTATTGCCTGCGGCATTATCGGCACCTATGTCATAGTAAAGCGGATGGTCTTTATCAGCGGCGGCATTGCGCACGCTTCCTTCGGCGGTATCGGCATCGGCTACTTCATGGGCATCAACCCCATCATCGGGGCGCTGGTATTTACGATTGCCTCAGCCCTGGGCATGGGGGCCCTGGTACGCCGCACCAAACTGGCAGAAGACACCGCCATCGGCATCTTCTGGTCGATAGGTATGGCGCTGGGCATAATATTCATTGCGTTAACGCCGGGCTATGCCCCGGACCTCTTCAGCTACCTGTTCGGCAATATCTTAACAGTACCCGCTTCGGACCTGTTACTGATGATTGCCCTGGACGGGGTCATAATCCTGGTAGTCAGCCTGCTCTATAAGGAATTTGCCGCGCTTTCGTTCGATGAAGAATTCGGCAGGGTGGTGGGACTGCCCGTAGAACGCCTGTATCTGACACTGCTGTGCTTAATTGCCCTAACCGTGGTGCTGCTGATTAGAATCGTCGGCATCATTCTCATTATCGCCCTGCTGACGATACCGGCGGCAATGGCACGCCGCTTCACCAGCAATCTGAGGAAAATGATGATGCTGGCTGTCGGGCTGGGGATCGGCTTTACCTTCGGGGGACTATGGCTTTCCTACGCCGTCGATTTGCCCTCGGGAGCCACCATAATTCTGGTCGGCGGCGGGGTATTCCTGATTACTCTCGGCTTTTTGAAGCTGAAAAACAGGAAACGGGAAGCGAAGCCGGTTTAA